Within the Senegalia massiliensis genome, the region AAAAAATATCTCAATCATTATCAAAAGTCTATTTTTAGAGGAGATATTACTACATCTAAATTAATTGCTTTAAAAAATGAATTATATCAAATTATAGATCCATCAGAAGATTTTATTTCTATAATTAAATTAGTAAATAAATCAAGTTTTGGAGAGGAAATATTGGGAACACCTCAGAAAGATGTAGACAGTATGTTTATATAAATTTACCAAGTGATAAGTTTATTTTATATGTTATAAAGACTCTATTTTACTAGTTGATAGGGAAAATTATAGAAATATTAATAACTATATTTTTAAGTTGGGAAAATTGTTGAAGAATAGTAATATGTACACACTAGAGCCGAATTTAAAGAAAATAAAATATGTATTTTACAGTAGTGGAATCTTAACAAAAGTTGTATTTAAATATATCAGCGTTTCTGTTAAATGCAATTGCAGGTTGTGGAATCTTAACAAAAGTTGTATTTAAATATGCTCTTATATCGTTGTTTAATGTTCCATCAAATGGTGGAATCTTAACAAAAGTTGTATTTAAATGGAGTATTCCACTTTTGTTCTCCTGAATAAATACTAGTGGAATCTTAACAAAAGTTGTATTTAAATACTTTACAGGTTTGCCGGACGGGAAAGCCGAGAATGTGGAATCTTAACAAAAGTTGTATTTAAATCTCCATTCCCTGCTACAGTTTGCTCTATAACGCCAGGTGGAATCTTAACAAAAGTTGTATTTAAATCTTTGAAACGCTCTATTCATATTACCTCCTTAATCGTGGAATCTTAACAAAAGTTGTATTTAAATATGCAACAGAGGAAGATTTGGACAAGCATAATCAGAGTGGAATCTTAACAAAAGTTGTATTTAAATATTGCAGGCGATAGCATAGGTTGTGCTTTAGTTCCTGGGGTGGAATCTTAACAAAAGTTGTATTTAAATCTTATAAAGACAGAGGTATAAGAAGTAAAGTATTTAGTGTGGAATCTTAACAAAAGTTGTATTTAAATATTGCACCTAATGCACTTATAATTGTGCCGACTACTACTGTGGAATCTTAACAAAAGTTGTATTTAAATTTAGATTCAAAACGTTTGCTACAATCAATGTTAATACGTGGAATCTTAACAAAAGTTGTATTTAAATTATACACTATCTTGTAATGTATTAGCTACCTTTCTTAGTGGAATCTTAACAAAAGTTGTATTTAAATTTTCTTCCTATCCCCTTTCTCATTTACGCATACTGGGTGGAATCTTAACAAAAGTTGTATTTAAATCAATAACTAGAGGAAATAAAACAGAGACAATGTATATGTGGAATCTTAACAAAAGTTGTATTTAAATATAAAAAGTGGGATAGTTAAAATATTAAAAGCTATAGGTGGAATCTTAACAAAAGTTGTATTTAAATTTATAGTGGTAGAGAAGAAAACAAGCAAAAAACTGAGTGGAATCTTAACAAAAGTTGTATTTAAATGACACAAATGGACTAGCTATAAGCTTTAAGAACATAGTGGAATCTTAACAAAAGTTGTATTTAAATAGTTTTCCCTGATTTTCAAAGTCTAAAATTGTAACAGTGGAATCTTAACAAAAGTTGTATTTAAATTTTATTATATATATGAATAATCCCTATTCCTATAATGTGGAATCTTAACAAAAGTTGTATTTAAATGGAACAGCAAGATATTTTAATATATTTTTATTAAGTGTGGAATCTTAACAAAAGTTGTATTTAAATAACTCACCGTTTGCAACCATTTCATCAAGTCTATTTGTGGAATCTTAACAAAAGTTGTATTTAAATAATTTAAAAGTGTATAACAATATAAACATATAATTTGTGGAATCTTAACAAAAGTTGTATTTAAATAATAAAACAATCAGAAGGTGTAGTAATTGATTTTGCGTGGAATCTTAACAAAAGTTGTATTTAAATAGTAAACCACGTAATCCACCTTTTAGTTTATCGAATGTGGAATCTTAACAAAAGTTGTATTTAAATTTTCTACAGCCTTTATTAGTTCTTCTTCCAGCTTTTGTGGAATCTTAACAAAAGTTGTATTTAAATAAAAGAATATATTTCTTTTGAACAACAATTAGTTGGGTGGAATCTTAACAAAAGTTGTATTTAAATAAAAGAACCTAGGGCCTTAATAGCCCCAGGTTTTAAGTGGAATCTTAACAAAAGTTATATTTAAATTTTCTACTATTCCTCCTCATATTGCGTACATACTATGTGGAATCTTAACAAAAGTTGTATTTAAATAGGAGGACTAGACTTCGATTTAAACTTAATAGAACTGTGGAATCTTAACAAAAGTTGTATTTAAATACCCTTGTTAAACACTTTTTATTGTTTGGTAATACGTGGAATCTTAACAAAAGTTGTATTTAAATAGAGTGCATCTTCCATAGATTTTAATCTTTCTTCATGTGGAATCTTAACAAAAGTTGTATTTAAATTTACTTGAATTACTTGTAGAACTGTTTGAAATATTAGTGGAATCTTAACAAAAGTTGTATTTAAATATTTGTTTCAGTTTTCATGATGTACCCAAATTCATTGCGTGGAATCTTAACAAAAGTTGTATTTAAATAGTAGAAAATGCACTCCATAAATCTGCAATAGGTTAGTGGAATCTTAACAAAAGTTGTATTTAAATTAAATATAACGTAGAACAAAAAGACTTAAAAATAGAAGTGGAATCTTAACAAAAGTTGTATTTAAATATATTACATCTGCCTCTATTCTAGCTAATCCACTAGGTGGAATCTTAACAAAAGTTGTATTTAAATTCAAAAGAGTAAAGAGATGGATTTGCTTTATCCCACGTGGAATCTTAACAAAAGTTGTATTTAAATTCATTATATTTAACATATTATCATAATTTTTGTAATGTGGAATCTTAACAAAAGTTGTATTTAAATCTATTAGTAATGGACTTAAGAAAGTATAAAGGTGATATGTGGAATCTTAACAAAAGTTGTATTTAAATTATTATCCCTGAAATAGAAATAACATATAGCACAGAGTGGAATCTTAACAAAAGTTGTATTTAAATGTTTTATTTGTAGTACTGTTTACACTTCTAACATAGTGGAATCTTAACAAAAGTTGTATTTAAATGTAGTTACTCTTTCCTTAAGTGATTCTACTCTTTTCAGTGGAATCTTAACAAAAGTTGTATTTAAATTTTAATCACCTGCCTATACTCTATACCCTCTATTTGTGG harbors:
- the cas2 gene encoding CRISPR-associated endonuclease Cas2 — translated: MGKIKNYNYAFVLYDVNEKRVHKVFKVCKKYLNHYQKSIFRGDITTSKLIALKNELYQIIDPSEDFISIIKLVNKSSFGEEILGTPQKDVDSMFI